A region of Mesotoga sp. BH458_6_3_2_1 DNA encodes the following proteins:
- a CDS encoding SUMF1/EgtB/PvdO family nonheme iron enzyme encodes MKKAIFLTLCVMLLAAFGLAGIGEFVLVENGSFTMGDTWGDGYDNEKPTHKVTLTYNFYIGKYETTFDEYDVFCEATGIVKPDDKGWGRGSRPVINVSWKDAIAYCNWLSEKEKLPKAYDSNGNLLDKDGMITTDPSKVVGYRLPTEAEWEYAARGGNKSKGYKYSGSNSVDDVAWYDPNSGGMTQEVGKKTPNELGIYDMSGNVWEWCSDWYEGYSSSAQTNPYYSTDSSFRVNRGGGWESSVMSVRVASRDDGSPRSTRDYFGFRIARTLP; translated from the coding sequence ATGAAGAAAGCGATATTTCTTACACTCTGCGTTATGTTGCTGGCGGCATTTGGGCTGGCAGGAATTGGGGAATTCGTACTGGTAGAAAATGGCAGCTTCACGATGGGAGACACCTGGGGCGATGGATACGACAATGAAAAACCCACACACAAAGTGACGCTCACCTACAACTTCTATATAGGAAAGTATGAGACTACATTCGATGAGTACGACGTCTTCTGTGAGGCTACTGGCATAGTCAAACCAGATGACAAGGGCTGGGGGAGGGGAAGCAGACCAGTTATCAACGTGAGCTGGAAAGATGCTATAGCTTACTGCAACTGGCTGAGCGAGAAGGAAAAACTTCCTAAAGCCTATGACAGCAACGGGAATCTACTGGACAAAGATGGAATGATAACGACAGATCCATCGAAAGTAGTAGGGTACAGACTGCCGACGGAGGCTGAATGGGAGTACGCCGCAAGGGGTGGGAACAAGAGCAAGGGTTACAAGTATTCCGGAAGTAACAGTGTGGATGATGTGGCCTGGTACGATCCGAATTCCGGAGGAATGACTCAAGAAGTTGGAAAGAAAACGCCGAACGAGCTTGGAATCTACGATATGTCCGGAAACGTTTGGGAGTGGTGCAGTGACTGGTATGAAGGTTACTCCAGTTCGGCGCAGACGAATCCGTACTACAGTACAGATAGTTCTTTCCGGGTGAATCGTGGCGGTGGCTGGGAAAGCAGCGTGATGAGCGTAAGGGTGGCGTCTCGTGACGATGGCTCGCCTCGTTCTACGCGCGATTACTTCGGTTTCCGTATTGCAAGGACGTTGCCTTGA